One genomic region from bacterium encodes:
- a CDS encoding nitroreductase family protein: MLPFDTPVIELIKQRRSCRTYKKRAIAAETAARLAAFSASITSGPFGTPLRFELAAAAGDDPGALKGLGTYGFIKEPAGFIIGAASPGEKNLEDFGWGLEAILLYATGLGLGSCWLGGSFAKSRFAGRIRAEAAEIVPAVAAIGYAAEETPLRRMMRTQIKADTRKPWETLFFRDDFSMPLREDEAGAYQVPLAMLRLAPSASNGQPWRVLLKGGCCHFFLQRNARHKSGRKPLISFTIADLQHVDLGIALCHFQLTAEEVGMKGRWELHEESIPAADEMREYIASWHENI; encoded by the coding sequence ATGCTTCCATTCGACACCCCCGTAATAGAGTTGATCAAACAGCGGCGTTCCTGCCGCACCTATAAAAAAAGAGCGATCGCCGCGGAGACGGCCGCGCGGCTGGCTGCCTTCAGCGCATCGATCACCAGCGGCCCCTTCGGCACTCCCCTGCGCTTTGAGCTGGCCGCTGCGGCCGGGGATGATCCGGGCGCGCTGAAGGGCCTGGGTACCTATGGCTTCATCAAGGAGCCGGCCGGATTCATCATCGGCGCCGCCTCGCCAGGCGAAAAGAACCTTGAGGATTTCGGCTGGGGTCTGGAGGCCATCCTGCTCTATGCGACCGGTCTCGGGCTTGGGAGCTGCTGGCTTGGCGGCAGTTTTGCCAAAAGCCGCTTTGCCGGCCGCATCCGTGCGGAAGCGGCGGAGATCGTCCCCGCCGTGGCCGCTATCGGTTATGCGGCCGAGGAGACCCCGCTGCGCCGGATGATGCGAACTCAGATCAAGGCTGATACCCGAAAGCCGTGGGAGACGCTCTTCTTCCGCGACGATTTCAGCATGCCCCTGCGTGAGGATGAGGCCGGCGCTTACCAGGTCCCTCTGGCCATGCTGCGACTGGCGCCTTCAGCCAGCAACGGCCAGCCCTGGCGGGTCCTGCTGAAAGGAGGCTGCTGTCATTTTTTTCTGCAGCGTAACGCAAGGCACAAGTCCGGCCGAAAACCGCTGATCTCTTTTACCATCGCCGATCTTCAACACGTCGACCTGGGCATCGCCCTGTGCCACTTTCAGTTGACGGCCGAAGAGGTGGGGATGAAGGGGAGATGGGAGCTGCATGAGGAGAGTATCCCGGCAGCGGATGAAATGCGGGAGTATATTGCCAGCTGGCACGAAAATATCTGA
- a CDS encoding efflux RND transporter permease subunit, giving the protein MRIFIDRPVMTTLVMLAIIIAGIIGYRQLPVSDLPTVDFPTISVNASLPGASPETMAAAVATPLEKQFTTIAGIDNMTSSSSLSSTNITIQFNLDRDIDAAAADVQSAISAVSRQLPRDMPAPPSYQKVNPADQPILFIVLTSPTLPLYTINELADIQLAQRISMVSGIAQVMVFGAQKYAVRVQVDPRELAARSIGIDEVVSAITTNNVNLPTGILWGTEKAFTVKATGQLDNAAMFRRVVVSYRNGAPVRLQDLASVYDGVQNNRVAAWFNNDRCILLAIQRQPGTNTVEVVRNVRRLLPKIQEQLPASAQVHILFDKSEPIQESVNDVKMTLLLTLFLVVLVIFIFLRNVSATVIPSLALPLSVVGTFAVMKLLHFNLDNLSLMALTLAVGFVVDDAIVMLENIFRHMEMGKSPFQAAVDGAKEVSFTIVSMTLSLAAVFIPVLFMGGIMGRLFREFAVTIMVAILISGFVSLSLTPMMGSRFLRHEQEKRHGRLYNAIESFWNKALRFYQRTLAWVVERRRATLLFSLGVFAITIFLFVIVPKGFLPSEDTGLLNGTLEGAEGTSFEGMLDSRAQVTSILAADDNIERFTVSIGGGGGGGSNSGRMFIRLKPRGERKLTADEVTNNLRRKLAGVPGVRAFIINPPVINIGGRFASGLYQFTMQSSDIKGLYAAAPQLEQRLKADPMFRDVNSDLRISNPEVTLTLDRDRAASLGISPQTIEEALYSAYGTRQVSTILAPNNQYYVMLELNPEYQRDASAFQYLYIRSPLTDKLVPLATLAGIKPTAGPLTVNHSGQLPSVTISFNLDDGVALSEGVAAVHAAAREVLPASIATSFSGTAQAFQSSQSSLLGLLLLAILVIYMILGILYESFIHPLTILSGLPFAGFGALITLMIFRMDLNLYSFVGLIMLIGVVKKNAIMMIDFAISARNEGLSARDAILQACSIRFRPIMMTTVAALMATLPIALGLGAGSESRRPLGLCVVGGLLFSQLITLYVTPVFYIYLEKLQNRLGSLFAGKEKAS; this is encoded by the coding sequence ATGAGGATCTTTATCGACCGTCCGGTTATGACCACGCTGGTCATGCTGGCCATCATTATCGCGGGGATCATCGGTTACCGACAGCTGCCGGTGAGCGACTTGCCGACGGTCGATTTTCCGACGATCTCGGTCAACGCCAGCCTGCCGGGCGCGAGTCCGGAAACCATGGCTGCCGCGGTGGCGACGCCCCTCGAGAAACAGTTCACCACCATCGCCGGCATCGACAACATGACCAGCTCGTCGAGCCTGAGCAGCACCAATATTACGATCCAGTTCAATCTCGACCGGGACATCGATGCGGCTGCAGCTGATGTGCAATCGGCGATCTCGGCGGTCTCGCGGCAGCTGCCGCGAGACATGCCGGCGCCGCCCTCCTACCAGAAGGTTAATCCCGCTGACCAGCCGATCCTCTTCATCGTCCTCACTTCGCCGACCTTGCCGCTCTACACCATCAATGAGCTGGCCGACATTCAGCTGGCGCAGCGCATCTCGATGGTGAGCGGCATCGCCCAGGTGATGGTCTTCGGAGCGCAAAAATATGCGGTGCGGGTACAGGTCGATCCGCGCGAGCTGGCGGCGCGCAGCATCGGCATCGATGAGGTGGTCAGCGCCATCACCACCAACAACGTCAATCTGCCGACCGGCATCCTCTGGGGGACAGAGAAGGCCTTCACCGTCAAGGCGACTGGCCAGCTCGACAATGCCGCGATGTTTCGTCGGGTGGTGGTCTCTTACCGCAACGGCGCGCCGGTGCGGCTGCAGGATCTCGCCAGCGTCTATGACGGGGTGCAGAACAACCGTGTTGCCGCCTGGTTCAACAACGACCGCTGCATCCTGCTGGCCATCCAGCGCCAGCCCGGCACCAACACCGTCGAGGTGGTGCGCAATGTCCGCCGCTTGCTCCCCAAGATCCAGGAGCAGTTGCCCGCCTCGGCGCAAGTGCACATCCTTTTCGACAAATCCGAGCCGATCCAAGAGTCCGTCAACGATGTCAAGATGACCCTGCTTTTGACCCTCTTTCTGGTCGTACTGGTCATTTTCATCTTTTTGCGCAATGTCTCGGCGACAGTTATCCCCAGCCTTGCTTTGCCGCTCTCGGTCGTCGGCACCTTTGCGGTGATGAAGCTGCTCCACTTCAATCTCGACAACCTTTCACTGATGGCGCTGACCCTGGCGGTGGGCTTTGTCGTCGATGATGCCATCGTCATGCTCGAGAACATCTTCCGTCATATGGAGATGGGCAAGAGTCCCTTCCAAGCCGCTGTGGACGGGGCCAAAGAGGTGAGCTTCACCATCGTCTCGATGACGTTGTCGCTGGCGGCGGTCTTCATCCCGGTGCTTTTCATGGGTGGAATCATGGGCCGTCTCTTTCGGGAATTCGCGGTGACGATCATGGTGGCGATTCTGATCTCCGGATTTGTTTCGCTCTCACTGACGCCGATGATGGGGAGCCGCTTTCTGCGCCATGAGCAGGAGAAGCGCCACGGCCGTCTCTACAATGCGATCGAATCCTTCTGGAACAAGGCACTGCGATTTTATCAACGTACACTGGCATGGGTGGTGGAGCGGCGGCGGGCGACGCTGCTCTTCTCTCTGGGAGTCTTTGCCATCACCATTTTTCTCTTCGTGATCGTGCCCAAGGGCTTTTTGCCGAGCGAGGATACCGGTCTGCTCAATGGGACCCTGGAGGGCGCCGAGGGGACATCGTTTGAAGGGATGCTCGACAGCCGCGCGCAGGTGACCAGCATTCTCGCAGCCGATGACAATATCGAGCGCTTCACCGTCAGCATCGGCGGTGGGGGCGGAGGTGGTTCCAACTCCGGGCGCATGTTCATCCGCCTCAAACCGCGCGGCGAACGCAAGCTGACCGCCGATGAGGTGACCAATAACCTCCGCCGCAAGCTGGCGGGGGTCCCCGGTGTGCGTGCGTTCATCATCAATCCGCCGGTGATCAATATCGGCGGCCGCTTTGCCTCGGGCCTCTATCAGTTCACCATGCAATCCTCGGACATCAAGGGGCTTTATGCCGCCGCGCCGCAGCTCGAACAGCGCCTCAAGGCCGACCCGATGTTCCGCGATGTCAACAGCGATCTGCGCATCAGCAATCCCGAGGTGACCCTCACCCTCGACCGCGACCGCGCCGCCTCGCTGGGCATCTCGCCGCAGACAATAGAGGAAGCTCTTTATTCGGCTTATGGCACGCGGCAGGTTTCCACCATCTTGGCCCCTAATAACCAGTACTATGTCATGCTCGAACTCAATCCTGAGTATCAGCGGGATGCTTCGGCCTTTCAGTATCTCTATATCCGTTCGCCCTTGACGGACAAACTGGTGCCGCTGGCCACCCTGGCGGGGATCAAGCCTACGGCCGGTCCGCTGACAGTCAACCACTCCGGCCAACTTCCCTCGGTGACGATCTCCTTCAATCTGGATGACGGCGTCGCACTGAGCGAGGGGGTGGCCGCGGTCCATGCGGCGGCGCGCGAGGTCCTGCCCGCCTCGATCGCCACCAGTTTTTCCGGGACGGCCCAGGCCTTTCAATCCTCGCAGAGCAGCCTGCTCGGTCTGCTACTGCTGGCCATTCTGGTGATCTATATGATTCTGGGCATCCTCTATGAGAGTTTTATTCATCCCCTTACCATTCTCAGCGGGCTGCCCTTCGCCGGATTCGGGGCGTTGATTACATTGATGATTTTCAGGATGGATCTCAATCTCTACAGCTTTGTCGGCCTGATCATGCTGATCGGCGTGGTGAAGAAAAATGCGATCATGATGATTGATTTCGCCATCTCGGCGCGCAATGAGGGTCTCAGCGCCAGGGATGCCATCCTGCAGGCTTGCAGCATCCGTTTCCGGCCGATCATGATGACCACCGTAGCGGCGCTGATGGCGACCCTGCCGATCGCCCTCGGACTCGGGGCGGGCTCGGAGTCGCGCCGGCCGCTGGGCTTGTGCGTGGTGGGCGGACTGCTTTTCTCGCAGCTGATCACCCTCTACGTGACCCCGGTCTTTTACATCTATCTTGAAAAGCTGCAGAACCGGCTGGGCAGTCTCTTCGCCGGCAAAGAAAAGGCCTCTTAA
- a CDS encoding OmpA family protein encodes MRKIVTYLLIALLSFSIIACSSMNKTTKGAAVGTAGGGAVGAVIGNQFGNSVLGAIIGAAVGGAAGAYIGNKMDKQAAEIEQQLADAKVERVGEGIQVTLKSGLLFDSGKSVLKPAAQTDLAELATTLNKYSDTVLLIEGHADSQGDEAYNQKLSEARAHAVASFLAKNNVDISRFTIIGYGESQPVASNDTPEGRAQNRRVEIAITAGEAMKAEARAATSK; translated from the coding sequence ATGCGTAAAATAGTGACCTATCTATTGATTGCTTTGCTCTCTTTCAGCATTATTGCCTGTTCCAGCATGAACAAGACGACCAAGGGCGCTGCAGTGGGAACCGCCGGTGGCGGCGCAGTTGGCGCGGTCATAGGCAACCAGTTCGGCAACTCCGTCCTCGGCGCTATCATCGGCGCCGCGGTGGGTGGTGCTGCCGGCGCTTACATCGGCAACAAGATGGACAAGCAGGCCGCTGAGATCGAGCAGCAGCTCGCCGATGCCAAGGTCGAACGTGTCGGTGAAGGCATCCAGGTCACCCTCAAGTCCGGCCTCCTCTTCGATTCGGGCAAGTCGGTGCTCAAACCTGCCGCCCAGACCGATCTGGCGGAGTTGGCCACGACCCTGAACAAGTACAGCGATACCGTCCTGCTCATCGAGGGCCATGCCGATTCCCAGGGCGACGAGGCCTACAATCAGAAGCTCTCCGAGGCCCGCGCCCACGCAGTCGCCTCCTTCCTGGCCAAGAATAACGTCGACATCAGCCGCTTCACCATCATCGGCTACGGCGAGAGCCAGCCGGTGGCGAGCAATGACACCCCCGAAGGCCGCGCCCAGAACCGCCGCGTCGAGATCGCCATCACCGCCGGCGAAGCCATGAAAGCGGAAGCCAGGGCTGCGACTTCTAAGTAA
- a CDS encoding M64 family metallopeptidase, translating into MHLRLLFLFTLLAAAAVAGTIPDFDLYFDDAALRLELFQTGDAREEIISAGPILREPLWPGSRTSLIDPFNNGRYQIKLYDIATNALIYSSGFDCMYGEYRTTSPALDGIKRTFRRAVRFPAPKHPVQFVLEKRDANNLPAPFFVLRIDPADYHINTESGPAAEIYESHISGAPAVKVDLLFVAEGYTADEQAKFHADIDKMRDFLFTVEPYKGLQDRINIRGLFIASLEKGMDEPRQGSWKNTLLNASFNSFDLDRYMLIEDGHRLRRVASRAPYDAIVVLVNSSRYGGGGIYNDYCCTTVDHALSRRVFVHEFGHAFAGLADEYYTSEVAYNDFYPKGVEPLEPNITALLNRGRIKWQALLSPEITLPTEYGKSARDSLQNLLLENGRAMEKAQKEAQARGAGEKELDKVKKPFLDQGKKLGDQLAAVRKKYAAIEDKVGAFEGAGYASHGLYRPMVDCLMISNTRDRFCRVCEAAIAHMVDFYAH; encoded by the coding sequence ATGCATCTACGCCTGCTATTCCTCTTTACCCTCTTGGCCGCTGCAGCGGTCGCCGGGACTATACCGGATTTTGACCTCTATTTCGACGACGCAGCCCTGCGCCTCGAACTCTTCCAGACCGGCGATGCCCGCGAGGAGATCATCTCCGCCGGCCCGATCCTGCGCGAACCGCTCTGGCCTGGAAGCCGCACCAGCCTGATTGATCCCTTCAACAATGGCCGCTATCAGATCAAACTCTATGATATCGCCACCAATGCCCTGATCTATTCGAGCGGTTTTGATTGCATGTACGGCGAATACCGCACAACGAGCCCGGCTCTCGACGGGATCAAACGCACCTTCAGGCGGGCCGTGCGCTTTCCGGCGCCCAAACATCCCGTCCAGTTCGTCCTGGAGAAACGGGACGCGAACAATCTGCCCGCTCCTTTCTTCGTCCTCAGGATCGATCCGGCCGACTACCATATCAATACGGAAAGCGGCCCGGCGGCAGAAATCTATGAATCCCATATCAGTGGCGCCCCAGCGGTCAAAGTGGATCTGCTCTTCGTCGCCGAGGGCTACACCGCCGACGAGCAGGCCAAATTTCATGCGGATATCGATAAGATGCGCGACTTTCTCTTCACCGTTGAGCCCTATAAAGGGCTGCAGGACCGAATCAACATCCGCGGTCTTTTCATTGCTTCTCTCGAAAAGGGCATGGATGAGCCCCGCCAGGGTTCCTGGAAGAACACCCTGCTCAACGCCTCCTTCAATTCCTTTGATCTCGATCGCTACATGCTGATCGAGGATGGTCATCGGTTGCGTCGCGTCGCCAGCCGGGCACCTTACGATGCCATTGTGGTTCTGGTCAACAGCAGCCGCTACGGCGGCGGCGGGATCTATAACGATTACTGCTGCACCACCGTCGATCACGCTCTGAGCAGGCGGGTCTTCGTCCATGAGTTCGGCCATGCCTTCGCGGGACTCGCAGACGAATACTATACCTCGGAGGTTGCCTATAACGATTTTTATCCCAAGGGAGTCGAACCGCTCGAACCCAATATCACCGCTCTCCTCAATCGCGGCCGTATCAAATGGCAGGCCCTGCTCTCTCCGGAGATCACTCTGCCGACCGAGTATGGCAAATCCGCGCGCGATAGCCTGCAGAATCTCCTCTTAGAGAACGGCCGGGCCATGGAAAAAGCACAAAAGGAGGCGCAAGCACGCGGCGCAGGGGAGAAGGAACTCGACAAGGTGAAAAAGCCGTTCCTCGATCAGGGCAAAAAGCTGGGCGATCAGCTCGCCGCCGTGAGAAAAAAGTACGCTGCCATCGAAGACAAGGTGGGGGCATTCGAGGGAGCCGGTTACGCCTCCCATGGGCTCTACCGGCCGATGGTCGACTGCTTGATGATCAGCAATACCCGCGATCGTTTTTGCCGCGTCTGCGAAGCGGCGATCGCGCACATGGTGGATTTCTATGCCCACTGA
- a CDS encoding efflux RND transporter periplasmic adaptor subunit has product MKPRHLIRLMTALLLLAGCAKEKARQMPPTTVSAAAAVVQAQPLSLKAVGVVEPIESVAVRPQAGGVITRVHFSEGQSVRAGQPLFTIDPRPYQAALHAAQAQLARDSSQAVFAAMQARRYEDLSAKDFVTRDQYEQAKTQAEMLRYAMRVDQAAIEQARLNLGYTTVTAPISGRSGALLVKRGNVVSANGSSLVVINQMNPIRVSFTIPGTDLPRVQYWAARGGLEVHVSPARNSGEADQLKGKLNFLDNTVDAATGTVTLKAEFANAEEKLWPGQFVDAELVLTIEKEALTVPAAAVVTGQDGTFIYVITAEGKAEKRPVKVNRTLGEQAVLDDGIKPGEMVVTDGQVKLMPGARVTVRGGAAEQGRPQ; this is encoded by the coding sequence ATGAAACCGAGACACTTGATCCGCCTCATGACAGCACTGCTCCTTCTCGCTGGCTGCGCCAAGGAAAAGGCGCGGCAGATGCCGCCGACGACGGTGAGTGCCGCGGCGGCGGTCGTACAGGCGCAGCCCCTCTCCCTGAAAGCTGTTGGTGTGGTCGAGCCCATCGAATCCGTAGCGGTCAGACCGCAGGCCGGCGGCGTGATCACCCGGGTCCATTTCAGCGAAGGCCAGTCCGTTCGCGCCGGGCAGCCGCTTTTCACTATTGATCCACGGCCTTATCAGGCAGCCCTGCATGCCGCCCAGGCCCAGCTCGCCCGCGACAGCTCGCAGGCGGTCTTTGCGGCGATGCAGGCGCGGCGGTACGAGGATCTCAGCGCTAAGGATTTTGTCACGCGCGATCAGTACGAGCAGGCGAAAACCCAGGCCGAAATGCTCCGGTATGCGATGCGGGTCGATCAGGCGGCCATTGAACAGGCGCGGCTCAATCTCGGCTATACCACGGTGACGGCGCCGATCTCGGGACGAAGTGGTGCCCTCCTCGTCAAACGCGGCAACGTCGTCAGCGCCAACGGTTCCAGCCTGGTGGTGATAAACCAGATGAATCCCATCCGCGTCAGTTTCACCATCCCTGGCACCGATCTGCCGCGGGTTCAGTACTGGGCGGCCCGGGGCGGCCTCGAGGTGCATGTCAGTCCTGCACGCAATAGCGGCGAAGCAGATCAACTCAAGGGCAAGTTGAACTTTCTCGACAACACCGTGGATGCCGCCACCGGCACCGTGACGCTCAAGGCCGAGTTCGCCAATGCGGAGGAGAAGCTCTGGCCCGGGCAGTTCGTCGATGCCGAGTTGGTTCTGACCATTGAAAAGGAGGCCCTTACGGTGCCGGCCGCCGCGGTGGTGACCGGCCAGGATGGGACTTTTATTTATGTCATCACCGCGGAGGGCAAGGCCGAGAAGCGGCCGGTGAAGGTCAACCGCACCCTGGGCGAACAGGCCGTTCTTGATGACGGGATCAAACCGGGCGAGATGGTGGTGACCGACGGTCAGGTCAAGCTGATGCCGGGGGCCCGGGTCACGGTGCGAGGCGGAGCGGCGGAACAGGGGAGGCCGCAATGA
- a CDS encoding NAD-dependent deacylase, with amino-acid sequence MGKIDLQAYRHIVFFTGAGMSAESGIATFRGAGGRWKEYNWQEVACQRAFDRDPERVLDFHRLRRQEAIRCEPHAGHKVIAGLETARSGVTVVTQNIDGMHQRAGTKKIFELHGSLWRVRCPQHGVWEDRDPEFATRHCSQCGSWLRPDIVWFEDMLEDKVVAGATRAILACDLLISIGTSAVVWPAAGYPELAKRNGAYCVEINPEPSEISGLYDRVIRGKAGEVLPELF; translated from the coding sequence ATGGGAAAAATCGATCTGCAGGCCTACAGACATATCGTCTTCTTCACCGGTGCCGGCATGTCCGCCGAGAGCGGAATCGCCACCTTCCGCGGCGCAGGCGGGCGCTGGAAAGAGTACAACTGGCAGGAGGTCGCCTGTCAACGTGCCTTTGACCGCGATCCGGAGAGGGTGTTAGATTTTCATCGGCTGCGCCGCCAGGAGGCGATCCGCTGTGAGCCGCATGCGGGGCACAAGGTGATCGCCGGCCTCGAGACTGCTCGCTCTGGCGTCACCGTGGTGACGCAGAACATCGACGGTATGCATCAGCGCGCCGGCACGAAGAAGATCTTTGAGCTGCACGGCAGCCTCTGGCGCGTCCGCTGCCCGCAGCATGGGGTTTGGGAGGATCGGGATCCCGAGTTTGCCACCCGCCACTGTTCCCAATGCGGCAGCTGGCTTCGGCCCGATATCGTCTGGTTCGAGGATATGCTGGAGGACAAGGTGGTAGCCGGGGCGACCCGGGCGATCCTGGCTTGCGACCTGCTCATCAGCATCGGCACCTCGGCGGTGGTATGGCCGGCGGCCGGTTATCCCGAACTGGCGAAAAGGAATGGTGCCTATTGTGTCGAGATCAATCCGGAGCCCTCGGAGATCAGCGGCCTCTATGATCGCGTCATCCGCGGCAAGGCCGGCGAGGTCCTGCCGGAGCTGTTTTAG
- a CDS encoding TolC family protein, protein MKPFLSGIAVLLLAGCASRLPHVQEVAGSSPGPAVPWTPSRSAAQALKLPEATVPEAQVRDRWPDLSLAEAIALALQNNPDTRMAWANARAAAAAYGAARSVWLPALSAEGSLLRSRQESAPDRPDDYNPFTVYGYGASLSWLLFDFGSRTAAIDASRQALLAMDWTHNAVIQNTVLQTVSAYYTCAGARAMVQADSAALASAAIALKAAEEKRGVGLATSADLLQAQTAYSQALLDLQSVEGEWRVSRGRLALAMGYPAQSVGAFEAAIPEVPPDSLLQPVDDLIEKALASRPDLQAGRARARAALASVRQARAALLPALSGSAATDRSWIHGIDRKTDHLSGGLRLEVPLWAGFSRQYQLARAKAEADAAKEGVRAAEQEISFQVYSSHSDFLTARARVATAEDLLASARQSEQVALGRYREGVGSILDLLTAQRALALARAQQINARLAWHIALAQLARDVGVLGVGGENPFTPTSTPSR, encoded by the coding sequence ATGAAACCCTTCCTATCGGGGATTGCGGTTCTGCTCCTTGCCGGCTGTGCTTCCCGCCTACCGCATGTGCAGGAGGTTGCGGGCAGCTCGCCCGGACCGGCCGTACCCTGGACGCCGTCCCGGAGCGCTGCGCAAGCCCTCAAGCTTCCCGAGGCAACCGTACCGGAGGCGCAGGTACGCGACCGTTGGCCGGATCTCAGCCTGGCGGAAGCGATTGCCCTCGCCTTGCAGAACAATCCCGACACTCGCATGGCCTGGGCCAACGCCCGCGCCGCCGCGGCCGCATACGGCGCGGCGCGCAGCGTCTGGCTTCCCGCCCTCAGTGCCGAGGGCTCCCTCCTCCGTTCGCGCCAGGAGAGTGCCCCGGACCGGCCCGATGACTATAATCCCTTCACAGTCTACGGTTATGGCGCCAGCCTCAGCTGGCTGCTCTTCGATTTTGGCAGCCGGACCGCGGCCATCGACGCCAGCCGCCAGGCCCTGCTGGCCATGGACTGGACCCACAATGCGGTCATCCAGAATACTGTACTGCAAACGGTGAGCGCCTATTACACCTGCGCCGGTGCCCGGGCCATGGTTCAGGCCGACTCCGCGGCACTGGCCAGCGCGGCCATCGCATTGAAAGCCGCCGAAGAGAAGCGCGGCGTCGGCCTGGCCACCAGCGCCGATCTCCTGCAGGCGCAGACCGCCTATTCGCAGGCGCTGCTGGACCTCCAGAGCGTCGAAGGAGAGTGGCGCGTCAGCCGCGGCAGGCTGGCCCTGGCTATGGGCTATCCCGCCCAGAGCGTAGGAGCATTCGAGGCGGCTATTCCCGAAGTCCCGCCCGATTCGCTCTTGCAGCCGGTGGATGACCTGATCGAAAAGGCCCTGGCCAGCCGTCCCGATTTGCAGGCTGGCCGCGCCCGTGCCCGTGCCGCTCTGGCTTCGGTGCGCCAGGCCCGCGCCGCGCTGTTGCCTGCCCTCTCCGGATCCGCCGCCACCGACCGCAGCTGGATCCACGGCATCGATCGGAAGACCGATCATCTCAGCGGCGGTCTGCGTCTCGAGGTGCCTCTGTGGGCCGGATTCTCGCGTCAGTACCAGCTCGCGCGGGCCAAGGCCGAAGCGGACGCCGCCAAAGAGGGTGTGCGCGCCGCCGAACAGGAGATCTCCTTTCAGGTCTATTCCAGCCACAGCGACTTTCTCACCGCGCGGGCCCGCGTCGCGACGGCAGAGGACTTGCTCGCCAGCGCCCGGCAGTCCGAGCAGGTCGCGCTGGGCCGATACAGAGAGGGAGTCGGAAGCATTCTCGATCTGCTCACCGCCCAGCGCGCTCTTGCCCTGGCGCGCGCCCAGCAGATCAATGCCCGCTTGGCCTGGCATATTGCCCTAGCTCAGCTGGCGCGCGATGTCGGCGTCCTGGGCGTCGGCGGCGAAAATCCCTTCACTCCAACATCCACACCATCGAGGTAA
- a CDS encoding DUF6498-containing protein — protein MNKPEKHPDQEPRLAAPLSMPALIYRSCMVLLTNLIPLYGVWRLGWSSFILILLFIIEGAIVFLMDLVKRPWVKVKEKKKILFFEFVFITFFGFFAILIFGRDEAAMDLIETTRSAFGSARALPLWPVLGILSGRLLRTGEELLQAGLFRSGKGQTLYFSGGGWMLLLFFLVMTAPFIADKSPNPMAGLIAVIVLKTLGEFFGVWAARIVKV, from the coding sequence ATGAACAAGCCCGAAAAGCATCCGGATCAGGAGCCACGCCTTGCAGCACCGCTCTCCATGCCCGCGCTGATCTATCGCTCCTGCATGGTCCTCCTGACCAATCTGATCCCGCTCTATGGGGTATGGCGGCTGGGCTGGAGCAGCTTCATCCTGATCCTGCTCTTCATCATCGAGGGGGCGATCGTCTTTTTGATGGATCTGGTCAAGCGCCCCTGGGTGAAGGTGAAAGAGAAGAAAAAGATCCTCTTTTTCGAATTCGTTTTCATCACCTTTTTTGGATTTTTCGCCATCCTGATCTTCGGGCGTGATGAAGCGGCCATGGATCTGATCGAGACCACCCGCAGCGCTTTTGGTTCGGCGCGGGCATTGCCCCTCTGGCCGGTGCTGGGGATTCTCTCCGGGCGCTTGCTGCGCACTGGAGAGGAGCTGCTGCAGGCAGGACTTTTCCGCTCTGGCAAGGGCCAGACGCTCTATTTTAGCGGCGGCGGTTGGATGCTGCTGCTCTTTTTTCTGGTCATGACCGCCCCCTTCATCGCCGACAAGAGCCCCAATCCAATGGCGGGGCTGATTGCGGTCATCGTCCTCAAGACGCTGGGCGAGTTCTTCGGCGTCTGGGCGGCGCGGATCGTCAAAGTTTGA
- the hypA gene encoding hydrogenase maturation nickel metallochaperone HypA has product MHELSIAQALSRAVIRQMQERGIAHISRIVIRVGPWSGVMAEALRFHYELIRAGTLLESVDLVIEESPLTALCQACGGRYTLDLLTTRCPDCGSERLTLQGGEDLEILRLEIDPPSPP; this is encoded by the coding sequence ATGCACGAACTCTCCATCGCCCAGGCGCTCAGCCGCGCCGTCATCCGCCAGATGCAGGAGCGCGGCATCGCGCACATCTCCCGTATCGTCATCCGCGTCGGCCCATGGAGCGGAGTTATGGCGGAAGCCCTGCGGTTCCATTACGAACTGATCCGCGCCGGCACGCTGTTGGAATCCGTCGACCTGGTCATCGAGGAGTCCCCCTTGACCGCCCTCTGCCAGGCCTGTGGCGGCCGTTACACCCTTGATCTGCTCACCACCCGCTGCCCGGATTGCGGTTCGGAGCGCCTGACGCTCCAGGGCGGCGAGGACCTCGAGATCCTCCGCCTCGAGATCGATCCGCCATCACCACCTTAA